The genomic window CAGTTCCATAGTATTGTACTTGTGCCACGATCAGTTAACCTCCTTCTTCAATTACCCGCGAAGTTCGTAAACTTCTGGTTTTTGTGCTTCATGCTTGTGCTCAGCGCCACGGTATACGTGTAGCTTTTTGCCCATCTTACGACCTAGTTTATTCTTAGGTAGCATACCTTTGATAGCTAGTTCAAGCATTTTTTCTGGATATTTTGAACGCATTTCTTCTGCATTACGTTCTTTTAAACCACCTGGGTAGTTTGAATGGCGGTAATAAATTTTATCTGATAATTTTTTACCTGTTAAATGAATTTTGTCAGCATTAATGATGATCACATGATCACCTGTATCAACGTGTGGTGTGTAAGTTGGTTTATGCTTGCCGCGAAGTAGAGTTGCAACTTCAGTCGATAGACGACCTAATGTTTTGTCTTCTGCGTCAACCACATACCATTTACGCTCAACGTTTGCTTCATTTGCCATGAAAGTTGTGCGCATGTCTTTTCCCTCCTAATTGCTTTCCATTCCTAATCGAATCTAGTTTTTATCTCATCACGAATAACTTTCCGGGGCTATACGCGGTAATGATAAAATGCCATAGAATATATTATAATACCTATGGGGTAGATGTCAAGTAGAATTGCAGACATATTTTAAATTTCATCGATTGATTTTGTTCATTTTTTCAAGCGATTCCGATGCAGCTTCTACCGTGTTCTGTAAAAGGGTAGCAATCGTTACCGGACCGATGCCTCCAGGAACTGGTGTAATCGCACTTGCCTGCCTTTCACACGCTTCGTATTCGACGTCTCCGATATTCCCTTCATTGTATCCTGCATCTAGCACCACTGCGCCCTCTTTCAGCCATTCACCTTTGACGAAGTTCGGTTTTCCGACCGCTGCTACGACAAGGTCAGCCTGTTTAATCAATTCTGGAAGGTTCTCCGTCTTGGAATGGCTCATCGTCACGGTTGCGTTTCGGTTCAATAACATCATGGAAACTGGTTTTCCAAGAATTGGACTTCTTCCGATGACGATTGCATGTTTACCCTCTACATTTATATCGTAAAAATCAATGACTTTCATGATCGCTGCTGGAGTACAGCACGGATATGCATTCAACTGGAATGCAGTCGAACCGAACCCGTGACTGGTCACTCCATCGACATCTTTTTCTAATTTGATGGTATCAAAAGCTTTTCGTTCATCGATTTGAGCTGGGACGGG from Halalkalibacillus sediminis includes these protein-coding regions:
- the rplM gene encoding 50S ribosomal protein L13: MRTTFMANEANVERKWYVVDAEDKTLGRLSTEVATLLRGKHKPTYTPHVDTGDHVIIINADKIHLTGKKLSDKIYYRHSNYPGGLKERNAEEMRSKYPEKMLELAIKGMLPKNKLGRKMGKKLHVYRGAEHKHEAQKPEVYELRG
- a CDS encoding bifunctional 5,10-methylenetetrahydrofolate dehydrogenase/5,10-methenyltetrahydrofolate cyclohydrolase, which translates into the protein MNQPMILDGRKVATSIKEELKQTVESLSKQGVTPKLATILVGDNSSSKTYVQMKANACKKIGMESERIYLDEDTTTEELLDVITQLNEDDSVHGILLQHPVPAQIDERKAFDTIKLEKDVDGVTSHGFGSTAFQLNAYPCCTPAAIMKVIDFYDINVEGKHAIVIGRSPILGKPVSMMLLNRNATVTMSHSKTENLPELIKQADLVVAAVGKPNFVKGEWLKEGAVVLDAGYNEGNIGDVEYEACERQASAITPVPGGIGPVTIATLLQNTVEAASESLEKMNKINR